From Euwallacea similis isolate ESF13 chromosome 11, ESF131.1, whole genome shotgun sequence, the proteins below share one genomic window:
- the LOC136412045 gene encoding F-box only protein 25 has translation MPFISKDWRSPGEAWVKTDEGWEKKKVLEHCKQIKFKESNEEDKENIDAADQSSSHQPHCHITVKSTKEIAGFNELDEAVKRLDFRNAVRDVRRFNYICALLDHLIGQQMTNMSGCTQKALLAMLEEVARHATSSQHNPRSFRRLLNKLRALSAAERSACWGGPLGSQLLWHQHSAKINRILNMGSEFQIQEPHPDLHPKLLNLPEECIREIILRLSDHRDLLAGAQSCDQICSIVSEQRVWRELTKFHFSPEQIELVLPKDTGKIDWNSVYHSLKKTYGLNEERQYAEMLSLCKYCRCLFWKSLGHPCIADQCPDFRARLQEAGGITPPAPVPPSAFLKLFSL, from the exons ATTTAAAGAGAGCAATGAAGAAGACAAAGAAAACATTGATGCTGCCGACCAGTCCTCAAGTCACCAACCCCATTGCCACATTACTGTAAAAAGTACAAAAGAG ATTGCAGGTTTTAACGAACTTGATGAGGCAGTTAAGCGACTTGATTTCCGCAATGCTGTCCGAGATGTCCGGCGTTTCAACTACATATGCGCCCTCCTCGACCACCTGATCGGTCAGCAAATGACCAACATGTCCGGATGCACCCAGAAAGCACTGCTGGCAATGCTTGAAGAGGTTGCCAGACACGCTACCTCTAGTCAACACAATCCTAGAAGTTTCCGCCGATTGTTAAACAAACTTCGAGCTTTGAGCGCTGCTGAACGATCTGCATGCTGGGGAG GGCCTTTAGGATCTCAACTCTTGTGGCACCAGCACTCCGCCAAAATCAATAGAATTCTCAACATGGGATCGGAATTTCAGATACAAGAACCCCATCCAGAtctccatccaaaacttcttaacCTTCCTGAGGAATGTATTAGAGAGATTATTCTAAGACTGTCCGACCATAGAGATTTATTGGCTGGTGCTCAATCTTGCGATCAAATTTGCTCGATAGTCAGCGAGCAAAGGGTATGGCGAGAGCTAACTAAGTTCCACTTTTCTCCTGAACAAATTGAACTAGTTTTACCAAAGGATACAGGAAAGATTGACTGGAATAGTGTTTATCACTCGCTGAAAAA GACGTATGGATTAAACGAAGAGCGTCAATATGCCGAGATGCTTTCTTTATGCAAGTATTGCCGTTGCCTCTTTTGGAAATCTTTAGGCCATCCTTGCATAGCCGATCAATGCCCGGATTTTCGGGCTCGGCTTCAAGAAGCGGGCGGCATCACTCCGCCTGCTCCGGTACCGCCTTCGGCCTTCCTCAAATTGTTCTCACTCTAA
- the Rpb10 gene encoding DNA-directed RNA polymerases I, II, and III subunit RPABC5 produces the protein MIIPIRCFTCGKVIGNKWEAYLGLLQAEYTEGDALDALGLKRYCCRRMLLGHVDLIEKLLNYAPLEK, from the coding sequence ATGATTATTCCAATCCGCTGCTTCACTTGTGGTAAAGTTATTGGCAACAAATGGGAAGCTTATTTGGGACTGTTGCAAGCTGAGTACACTGAAGGTGATGCCCTTGATGCTCTAGGGCTTAAAAGATACTGCTGCCGCAGAATGTTGCTTGGGCATGTAGACTTGATTGAGAAATTACTCAATTATGCTcctcttgaaaaataa